The Oncorhynchus masou masou isolate Uvic2021 chromosome 8, UVic_Omas_1.1, whole genome shotgun sequence genome has a window encoding:
- the LOC135544506 gene encoding nodal homolog 2-A-like yields MEGLTLAFFLALLVDSICVVGAENFPGDREAFFHGIRRFPPPSGGHRHPVRHSNRFPLYMMQLYRTLLEGDTARTPTVSAARTNNDDNPRLHDSDYVLSLVAKSCHQIGGRWSVTFDMSSISASDKVQRSELRIRLPAFSASKRVTVDMYHSQRCSYSSSPCPKESLFLGHLKAEPSSLTSTSNWRVFNVTALLHYYWQHQRGSAPGQEVRRPVEREEEEGQERVLHPTADRVMVVVFSKHQAEKRAPTLIHTAEHSKYVTLDWERARAGADPAASVEVEGGKGTSRRKRHGYHQRAGVAGVAPGVAPMEERKDPLCRKVDMWVDFDQIGWNEWIVYPKRYNAYRCEGSCPTPVDETFTPTNHAYMQSLLKLHHPDRVPCPFCVPTRLAPLSMLYYENSEVETRHFEGMVVEECGCH; encoded by the exons ATGGAAGGACTCACTCTGGCTTTCTTCTTGGCGCTTCTGGTGGACTCGATCTGTGTGGTTGGAGCAGAGAATTTCCCAGGGGACCGTGAGGCTTTCTTCCACGGGATTCGTAGGTTTCCCCCGCCAAGCGGAGGTCACAGGCACCCTGTTCGTCATTCGAACAGGTTCCCACTCTACATGATGCAGCTCTACCGGACTCTACTCGAGGGAGACACAGCCAGGACGCCAACTGTTAGCGCCGCCCGGACCAACAACGATGACAACCCCCGCCTTCACGACTCTGACTACGTACTCAGTCTGGTTGCCAAAA GTTGTCACCAGATCGGTGGGAGGTGGTCTGTCACCTTTGACATGTCCTCCATCTCTGCAAGTGACAAGGTCCAGCGCTCCGAGCTGCGGATCCGCCTGCCTGCATTCTCTGCCTCTAAGCGTGTCACTGTGGACATGTACCACTCCCAGAGATGCTCCTACTCCAGCTCGCCATGCCCAAAGGAGAGCCTCTTCCTGGGCCACCTGAAGGCAGAGCCAAGCTCTCTGACCTCCACATCCAACTGGAGGGTGTTCAACGTCACCGCCCTGCTCCACTACTACTGGCAGCACCAGAGAGGCTCCGCACCTGGCCAGGAAGTGCGcaggccagtggagagagaggaggaggagggacaagaGAGGGTCCTGCACCCCACAGCCGACCGGGTCATGGTGGTGGTCTTCTCCAAGCACCAGGCAGAGAAACGGGCTCCCACCCTCATCCACACCGCTGAGCACTCCAAGTACGTCACTCTGGACTGGGAGCGAGCTAGAGCTGGGGCCGACCCTGCTGCCAGCGTAGAGGTAGAGGGCGGAAAAGGAACCAGTCGCAGGAAAAGGCATGGGTACCACCAGAGAGCAGGAGTGGCTGGGGTGGCCCCTGGTGTGGCCcccatggaggagaggaaggacccGTTGTGCAGGAAGGTGGACATGTGGGTGGACTTTGACCAGATTGGCTGGAACGAGTGGATTGTCTACCCCAAGCGCTACAATGCCTACCGCTGTGAGGGCAGCTGCCCTACCCCAGTGGACGAGACCTTCACCCCCACCAACCATGCTTACATGCAG agTCTGCTGAAACTTCACCACCCAGACAGGGTCCCATGCCCGTTCTGTGTGCCCACCCGACTGGCCCCTCTCTCCATGCTGTACTACGAGAACAGTGAGGTGGAGACACGGCACTTTGAGGGTATGGTGGTGGAGGAGTGTGGTTGCCACTGA
- the LOC135544509 gene encoding eukaryotic translation initiation factor 4E-binding protein 1-like codes for MVYSCLVCIRSLKDVFGGTGSQTTSQAIPTTRPVINDVALVPQDYSTTPGGTLFSMTPGGTRIIYDRKFLLECRTAPLARTTPCRPDIPGVTSPPSDNTTTDTAHPKQTTQQPHSTTSSAGKGLVCECVHMHTHVIY; via the exons ATGGTTTACAGCTGTTTGGTTTGTATTCGTAGTTTAAAGGATGTATTCGGGGGTACTGGGAGTCAAACGACTAGTCAGGCTATCCCGACCACCCGCCCTGTCATCAACGATGTGGCCCTCGTGCCTCAAGATTATTCTACAACACCAGGAGGGACACTCTTCAGTATGACCCCTGGAG GCACCCGAATCATCTACGACAGGAAGTTCCTCCTTGAGTGTCGAACCGCCCCTCTGGCGCGCACCACTCCATGTCGCCCTGACATCCCAGGGGTAACCAGCCCCCCCTCAGACAACACAACCACTGACACAGCCCACCCTAAACAGACCACCCAACAACCTCATTCCACCACCAGTAGTGCAGGTAAAGGtctggtgtgtgagtgtgtgcacatGCATACACATGTTATATATTAG